A window of Armatimonadota bacterium contains these coding sequences:
- a CDS encoding low molecular weight protein-tyrosine-phosphatase → MPRPPNAPVRVLFVCTGNICRSPMAEAVLRHMAEAEGVAVEVDSAGTSRYHLGEPPHPGTLRVLAERGIRLSRRARAVRPEDLADFDLVVALDRSHRAALRAIAPPGTESKIRLLSDFGPPATPVDIPDPYYDGSHAQVYPYIEACCRGLLRHLARQTARPQD, encoded by the coding sequence ATGCCCAGACCCCCCAACGCCCCCGTGCGGGTGCTCTTCGTGTGCACGGGAAACATCTGCCGTTCTCCGATGGCGGAGGCCGTCCTCCGGCACATGGCCGAGGCGGAGGGCGTCGCGGTGGAGGTCGACTCGGCCGGCACCTCCCGGTACCACTTGGGTGAGCCGCCGCACCCCGGCACCCTCCGCGTGCTCGCCGAGCGAGGGATTCGACTGTCGCGCCGCGCGCGCGCGGTCCGTCCCGAAGACCTGGCCGACTTCGACCTGGTCGTCGCGCTCGACCGCTCCCACCGGGCGGCGCTGCGCGCCATCGCACCGCCGGGGACGGAGTCGAAGATCCGCCTGCTGTCCGACTTCGGCCCTCCCGCAACCCCGGTCGACATACCCGATCCGTACTACGACGGCAGTCACGCTCAGGTATATCCCTACATCGAAGCCTGCTGCCGCGGTCTGCTCCGCCACCTGGCCCGGCAGACTGCGCGTCCGCAAGACTGA